ACAGTAGATCTTATAATGTCGTCTGTTTTGTTAATCAAATCCTTGGAATCAATTTGTATAGAACAAGAAATAGCAAACACTGTTGTATAATCTTGCAATTGGTCATCTGGAATTGAAGTGGCATCCAGACAGCTGGTTTTCAATTTGGGATTATATAGCAAGGTGAAATAAGTAAAAGTTTGTTTAAAAGAATGAGCTCCATCAGGCAATGCCTGAAAGGGTAAATATGGGAATAATGTAGGCGGTTTATTAGTTACTGAATATTCTACCTCAGGGCCTCTTGTATGATGGAAATTAACCAAACATAaatctattattaaattattattatcatcggCAATAGTAGCAATTTTATCATCTTTGATagtagaattattatttaactcATTCATTTCCTGTCACTATtgctttattttaattctgTGTGGATGTATATGGATGGATTGTTATTAGTAGCTAGAATTGGATGGGAGAGGaaagaaagggaaaaaatgGTATCTTAAGttcatcaaaaaaagaaaaaagaaaagcatTGCTGAATTAACGTATAATTTACTCGTGCGTTTcatgtttttttatcttcaaGTCCGCATTTAAAGTATATAAAATCTCGGATAAAACAGTTATAAGGACATacaatacaaaaaatattttataaataatataatacaatatatacaaatttattttttatattatatctacataaaacatttatgacaacaacaacaacaacaacaacaacaacaacaacaacaacaacttcttcctcttttaATGTCAATTGATAATACCATATCTAAGTATATTGACTATTTAACCAAACAATTCGATCATATAGAATGCACCGAATCAATTTTATCCTATCCACTAGATAAAGAATATTTCTCTCCAGATTTATCGGAGGGAGAATGGTTAGTTGAAGAGCACAATGTGAAAGAGTCAGCTATATCCACACTTAAGGTTTTGGCTATAGAAGCTCTCTTTATTGAATGGTTTAACAATTACAAAAAGAGCTGTTCTGCCAATACTACtcaacaagaaaaaaatattgacaCTTTTGATCAACCACCAACAGAATTAAGATTAATGTATAAGTTTTGTGGTATTTTAGACATGATTTATTACTGTAGATCAAATTTAGCCACATCAACGCCCATATCCAAAGTGGTTGATCCATGGAcaactttatattttcagaGTATAATAACTGTTTTCCAGTTATTCCCAAATACTGAACATCAATTAatctttataaaatatgttttttctaGAATAGAATGGTTGAAACAGGGCAAAGAAACAACCCCCCTAAAATATGGGTTTAATAACCTAAGCGGTATTAGAGCGCCATTgtcatcatttttattggaaattaataattttattaaaaaactttctgtaaataataaattcaatACTTTATTGGACAATAGGTTAGTTATGCAATTTCAATGGTTAATATCCCAGTTGTGTACATTAGATGAGGGTGTTAATACCAACAAAGAATGTTTAGTTGCAAAGAGTAACGCCTCTACCAACGGCATTGATGATACTACCGCTacagaaaataatatcaccCAAGGTAATAGTGTTGTTACTAATGATGCTAAATTACCACCATTTATCTATGATTATTTACATATTAAGACAATGATTTTGGATAATCCATTCAATGCATTTACCAAGCTAGAACACGACGTTTCAGGACAGACAAAATACAAAAGTTTTTCGAAAAGATTAAATgactttattaaatttttaattggtAAAGAGAGAACATTTTACGAAACTGTGGAAAGAAATAAGCaagatttttttagtatacAAAATGCactaaacaaacaaatttgTAGTATTGGCTGgaaatatgaaaatatgCGTAAACCTTTACCGCCTAACATCGAACTTTACAAAATTTACGAAAATGCAATAATGAACTCCTTGTTTGATGTAGATGTCAAATTGGACAAGAAATCTTTGGATTTCAACACATTGTTACAGAACTCCAAGTCTGATTTTCatagaaaatatattatcattaggttatttaatgttttgtttttttacaaaaatttatatgAACATGATGATCTTGCATCAATATATTTGAGTAAGAACTTGGATTTGGAGGAAAAGTTAATGGTTGATAAGAACtccaaaataatttttgaacATTTA
This Saccharomycodes ludwigii strain NBRC 1722 chromosome II, whole genome shotgun sequence DNA region includes the following protein-coding sequences:
- the HPR1 gene encoding Hpr1p (similar to Saccharomyces cerevisiae YDR138W | HPR1 | HyPerRecombination), with the translated sequence MSIDNTISKYIDYLTKQFDHIECTESILSYPLDKEYFSPDLSEGEWLVEEHNVKESAISTLKVLAIEALFIEWFNNYKKSCSANTTQQEKNIDTFDQPPTELRLMYKFCGILDMIYYCRSNLATSTPISKVVDPWTTLYFQSIITVFQLFPNTEHQLIFIKYVFSRIEWLKQGKETTPLKYGFNNLSGIRAPLSSFLLEINNFIKKLSVNNKFNTLLDNRLVMQFQWLISQLCTLDEGVNTNKECLVAKSNASTNGIDDTTATENNITQGNSVVTNDAKLPPFIYDYLHIKTMILDNPFNAFTKLEHDVSGQTKYKSFSKRLNDFIKFLIGKERTFYETVERNKQDFFSIQNALNKQICSIGWKYENMRKPLPPNIELYKIYENAIMNSLFDVDVKLDKKSLDFNTLLQNSKSDFHRKYIIIRLFNVLFFYKNLYEHDDLASIYLSKNLDLEEKLMVDKNSKIIFEHLKELSLTNIKTISDFYRHYDPVFIERLEKLFTFESKHLLMERLNFNASTAIPSDMKPSTMICQDIIGTSIDDLPRINYSFKKKSFIKLGDSKINNIWKIGYDLDSDITTTGNNDDVDVLLYNELKSKYDFNQEGAGDSKSQSDDNDSALQDWRYLRLLRNKHLFEFNQVDERTGINGLFDSKLIEQSIRDDLDNQAHLDKEQEMKIKEAQGYIETIRQRGIQTQLEKVRKHLRSNNTSTATASLISRSNTTTPEPRQMVMRKRKIMEDLYDDDDVYRSRNKKVKVEPDEKKKN